Part of the Bacillota bacterium genome is shown below.
GTGACCTATGACGATACTGTCGAAGCCAACGTTAGAAAAATCGAGCATCGGCGCTCGTAGGTTGCTGTGCCCGAGGGGGCGTACCTCTCGCAGGACAGGGTCTCCGGGCTTGGTGCCGTTGAGCTGTGCGACGGAGTATTACCACCTGTTGTACCTGCTAAACTTTCTGTTTGGCTTTTCGGTTCAGTGCTCGCAGATTTTTGTGCCCTTGGTCGCCAAGCAGGTTGGTGGATCGGATTTACAGGTCGGACTTGTTGTTTCTCTTTATGGCTCGGCCTTCCTAATCAGTTCCCTTCTTTCGGGCTGGCTGTCTGACTCCAACGGTCGGTTACTCTTTGTGCGAATCGGACTTCTGGCTGCGTGCATGGCTTTCGGCGGGCAACTCGTGGCGTCCAGTTTGTCTTTGCTCATGATCACACGTGCCATTGCCGGGGTTGCCGTGGGAGTTGCGACTCCTGCGTTGATCGCCTATGCCTACGAATCCGGCACAGACGTCGGTAAGTTCAGCTCTTATGCGTGCTTGGGTTGGATTGCTGGGGCAGGTGCTGCAGCCTTTCTAAAGACGTTTACCTGCTGCTCCTTCGCGAGTTGCCTGTCTTGTTTGTTGGCCTTTTGTATCTCGTTAGTGCCTAAGGAGATCTTTTCTCGGAAGTCACCGATTGTGGCAAATGTGTGGTTGACACTGGGGAGGAATTATCATGTG
Proteins encoded:
- a CDS encoding MFS transporter, which produces MPLSCATEYYHLLYLLNFLFGFSVQCSQIFVPLVAKQVGGSDLQVGLVVSLYGSAFLISSLLSGWLSDSNGRLLFVRIGLLAACMAFGGQLVASSLSLLMITRAIAGVAVGVATPALIAYAYESGTDVGKFSSYACLGWIAGAGAAAFLKTFTCCSFASCLSCLLAFCISLVPKEIFSRKSPIVANVWLTLGRNYHVYLGVFLRYVGAYAVWAILPVYFVSLGLDELWIGLLWGLNFATQFVVMPQLHRFRSRDLFLVGQLLSICTFVGLAYAKGRFGLMGVQVLGGVGGSCLYVGALLAVLETGEEHGTASGVFQSTLNLCGSLGPLLGGAVSALWG